One window of the Epinephelus moara isolate mb chromosome 22, YSFRI_EMoa_1.0, whole genome shotgun sequence genome contains the following:
- the pard6gb gene encoding par-6 family cell polarity regulator gamma b: MNRSFNKSQPLRNADCNAVEVKSKYGAEFRRFSVDRVKPGKFEEFYKLILHIHRIANMEVMIGYADVHGDLLPINNDDNFCKAVSTAHPLLRIFIQRQEEVDYSNYGTNTITRKKKAVVALRNNDINRKRPHIRIGMPQDFRPVSSIIDVDILPESHRRVRLYRHGSDKPLGFYIRDGTSVRVTPHGLEKVPGIFISRLVPGGLAESTGLLAVNDEVLEVNGIEVTGKSLDQVTDMMIANSHNLIVTVKPVNQRNNVVRSSRISGSSGQSSDSSGSTGYPSLSVASMGVMSSGAHGYQDDLESDEETDIVIESSLKRPSQRSNASLASSASRTHQQTPTTASGPAAPPSPPSRPSSVVSTASFHSQPSLNGGSHSHHHSSLSYQLHRDLNLQHNAHQQSQHRHHQAQPSHHTSNPALRHSNGSLHKILSSLKTDPRHSLALPRGGVEEDGTVITL; this comes from the exons TATGGGGCAGAATTTCGCCGGTTCTCAGTGGACCGGGTCAAGCCCGGCAAGTTCGAGGAGTTTTACAAGCTCATCCTGCACATTCACCGCATCGCCAATATGGAGGTGATGATAGGCTATGCTGACGTCCACGGTGATTTGCTGCCGATCAACAACGACGACAACTTCTGCAAGGCGGTGTCAACGGCTCATCCACTGCTCAGGATCTTCATACAGAGACAAG AAGAGGTCGACTACTCCAACTATGGAACCAACACAATAACTCGTAAGAAGAAGGCTGTGGTCGCCCTGCGCAATAACGACATCAACCGCAAGCGCCCACACATCCGCATCGGCATGCCGCAAGACTTCCGGCCCGTCTCCTCTATCATTGATGTGGACATCCTACCTGAATCTCATCGCCGTGTCCGACTGTATCGTCACGGCTCGGACAAACCATTGGGCTTTTACATCCGGGATGGAACCAGCGTACGGGTGACGCCACACGGGCTCGAGAAAGTCCCTGGCATCTTCATATCTCGGCTGGTGCCTGGAGGGTTGGCAGAGAGCACCGGGCTGCTGGCGGTTAATGATGAGGTGCTGGAGGTGAACGGCATTGAAGTGACTGGAAAGTCCTTAGATCAGGTGACAGATATGATGATCGCCAACAGCCACAACCTGATTGTGACGGTCAAGCCGGTGAACCAGCGCAATAATGTGGTCCGCAGCAGCAGGATCTCAGGGAGCTCAGGCCAGTCGTCTGACAGCAGCGGGTCAACTGGTTACCCGAGTTTGTCAGTGGCGTCAATGGGGGTGATGTCCTCTGGAGCACATGGGTACCAAGACGACCTGGAGAGTGACGAAGAGACGGATATAGTCATTGAGAGCAGCCTCAAGCGGCCGTCGCAGAGATCCAATGCTTCCCTGGCGTCCAGTGCATCTCGCACACACCAGCAGACACCAACAACGGCTTCAGGCCCAGCAGCACCTCCAAGCCCGCCCTCACGTCCTTCATCGGTGGTCTCCACTGCCTCCTTCCACTCCCAGCCTAGCCTTAACGGAGGGTCCCACTCCCACCACCACAGCAGCCTCAGCTACCAGCTCCACAGAGACCTGAACCTTCAGCACAACGCGCACCAACAGTCCCAGCACCGCCATCACCAAGCACAGCCTTCACATCACACCAGCAACCCAGCCCTCCGCCACAGCAACGGCAGCCTGCACAAAATCCTCAGCTCCCTGAAAACGGACCCACGACACAGTCTGGCACTGCCCaggggaggggtggaggaggacGGCACCGTCATTACCCTATAA
- the bloc1s4 gene encoding biogenesis of lysosome-related organelles complex 1 subunit 4, whose product MDYQRVDRVGLLSPLEESSAEISRDSGIVSQSASSLSMVSEILSSGTVSQSPSFGAAANVNISESPSLNEAAEPGTPDQHHPEQDEDLTHTALSYSSYIRATAGEEILCLDKSLEEMLTRVDEFVGMLDMIRNDTSQIVNENLPQIQQKSDEMRQIYRRIDKLEAFVKMVGANVSAMEEQVTQAEGELGTLPGAFKKILRTMTVPGFLNKPASPRRPAPHQRQEVPSVFRTDDYFTSQPEQ is encoded by the exons ATGGACTATCAACGGGTTGACAGGGTGGGCCTGCTGTCTCCCCTGGAGGAGTCCAGCGCTGAGATAAGCAGGGACAGCGGCATCGTCTCTCAGAGCGCGAGCAGTCTGTCCATGGTGAGCGAAATCCTCAGCAGCGGCACCGTGTCGCAGAGCCCCAGCTTTGGCgcagcagctaacgttaacatCTCCGAGAGCCCGAGCCTCAACGAAGCAGCAGAACCCGGGACACCCGACCAGCACCACCCGGAGCAGGACGAAGACCTGACACACACCGCCCTCAGCTACTCCTCCTACATCAGGGCGACAGCTGGAGAAGAG ATCCTGTGCTTGGACAAGAGCTTGGAAGAAATGCTGACAAGAGTAGATGAGTTTGTTGGAATGCTGGATATG atCCGTAATGATACCTCCCAGATCGTGAATGAAAACCTACCTCAAATCCAGCAGAAGTCTGATGAAATGAGACAAATATACAGAAGAATTGACAAGTTAGAG GCCTTTGTTAAGATGGTGGGAGCCAACGTCAGTGcgatggaggagcaggtcacaCAGGCAGAGGGAGAACTAGGAACACTACCTGGTGCTTTCAAGAAGATCCTCCGCACGATGACTGTCCCaggctttttaaat AAACCGGCCAGCCCAAGAAGACCAGCACCACATCAGCGTCAAGAGGTCCCCAGCGTTTTCCGGACAGACGATTATTTCACATCACAGCCAGAGCAGTGA